In Dromiciops gliroides isolate mDroGli1 chromosome 4, mDroGli1.pri, whole genome shotgun sequence, one DNA window encodes the following:
- the CRCT1 gene encoding cysteine-rich C-terminal protein 1 has product MSSKAPVKGYPQCSSSTPMPTPAPAPSSSGCCGSNSGGCCESSSGGCCGSSSRGCCGSNSGGCCGSTGCCGSSSTGCFGGCCLPSRRRRRRGGCCCCGDSGSQRSQSQSQSRVGSGCCSGGC; this is encoded by the coding sequence ATGTCTTCCAAGGCTCCTGTCAAAGGCTATCCCCAGTGCTCTTCTTCAACCCCTATGCCAACCCCTGCTCCAGCACCTTCATCTAGTGGCTGTTGCGGGTCCAACTCGGGAGGCTGTTGTGAATCCAGCTCCGGAGGCTGCTGTGGGTCCAGCTCCAGAGGCTGCTGTGGGTCCAACTCCGGAGGATGCTGTGGGTCTACAGGCTGCTGTGGGTCTAGTTCTACTGGATGCTTTGGCGGCTGTTGTCTACCTTCCCGGCGCCGCAGGCGACGTGGGGGCTGTTGCTGCTGTGGGGATAGCGGCAGCCAGAGATCGCAGTCCCAGAGCCAGAGCCGGGTTGGCTCCGGCTGCTGCTCTGGAGGTTGCTGA